A single window of Nicotiana sylvestris chromosome 5, ASM39365v2, whole genome shotgun sequence DNA harbors:
- the LOC104216498 gene encoding ALA-interacting subunit 1-like, with protein sequence MSSNNPSSSTGVFGSDENTTIRRNSKRPKYSKFSQQELPACKPILTPKWVISILLLIGVVFIPIGIVSLLASRDVVEIIDRYDVECVPNNSTNDKVGYITNKNQDKTCVRTLRVPKKMEQPIYVYYQLENFYQNHRRYVKSRSDQQLKSASNVGDTGSCEPEDFANGKPIVPCGLIAWSLFNDTYTFASNNQELVVNKKGISWKSDRDHKYGKDVFPSNFQNGTLVGGGSLLKNVSLSEQEDLIVWMRTAALPTFRKLYGKIERDLMEGEIINVTLQNNYNTYSFDGKKKLVLSTTSWIGGKNDFLGIAYLTVGGLCFFLALAFMIVYLVKPRQLGDPTYLSWNRNPGGN encoded by the coding sequence ATGAGTTCAAACAATCCATCGTCTAGCACTGGAGTTTTTGGATCGGATGAAAATACAACAATAAGAAGAAATTCAAAGCGACCAAAGTATTCAAAATTCTCACAACAAGAACTTCCAGCATGTAAACCAATCCTAACACCAAAATGGGTGATTTCTATTCTTTTACTTATTGGTGTTGTTTTTATTCCAATTGGTATTGTTTCCCTTTTAGCTTCTCGAGATGTTGTTGAAATTATTGATAGGTATGATGTTGAATGTGTACCAAATAATTCAACAAATGATAAAGTTGGCTATATAacaaataaaaatcaagataaaacTTGTGTTAGAACTTTAAGAGTGCCCAAAAAAATGGAACAGCCAATTTATGTGTATTATCAGCTTGAGAATTTTTATCAAAATCATCGTAGGTATGTGAAGAGTCGAAGCGATCAACAATTGAAAAGTGCTAGTAATGTAGGTGATACAGGTTCTTGCGAGCCTGAAGATTTTGCTAATGGCAAACCAATTGTGCCTTGTGGATTAATAGCGTGGAGTTTATTTAACGATACTTATACATTTGCTAGTAACAATCAAGAATTGGTTGTGAATAAAAAGGGTATATCTTGGAAAAGTGATAGGGATCATAAGTATGGGAAAGATGTTTTCCCTTCGAATTTTCAGAATGGGACTTTAGTCGGAGGTGGGAGTCTTCTAAAGAATGTATCGTTGAGTGAACAAGAAGATTTAATTGTTTGGATGAGAACTGCTGCACTTCCAACATTTAGAAAGTTGTATGGGAAAATTGAGAGGGATCTTATGGAAGGTGAAATCATAAACGTGACGTTGCAGAACAATTACAACACGTATAGTTTTGATGGGAAGAAGAAGCTTGTGCTTTCGACAACTAGTTGGATTGGTGGGAAGAATGATTTTCTTGGCAttgcttatcttacagttggtgGATTGTGTTTCTTTTTGGCTTTGGCTTTTATGATTGTGTATCTAGTTAAGCCAAGACAACTTGGAGATCCAACTTATTTGTCGTGGAATCGGAATCCAGGAGGTAACTAG
- the LOC104216497 gene encoding large ribosomal subunit protein uL29-like: MARIKVHELRNKTKSELLAQLKDLKAELALLRVAKVTGGAPNKLSKIKVVRLSIAQVLTVISQKQKTALREAYKNKKYLPLDLRPKKTRAIRKRLTKHQASLKTEREKKKEMYFPIRKYAIKV, from the exons ATGGCAAGAATCAAGGTTCATGAGCTGAGGAACAAGACGAAGTCTGAGCTACTGGCTCAGTTGAAGGATCTGAAGGCCGAGCTTGCCCTACTTCGTGTCGCTAAGGTCACCGGTGGTGCTCCTAACAAGCTCTCCAAAAT CAAGGTGGTAAGGTTGTCAATCGCACAGGTTCTGACTGTAATTTCGCAGAAGCAAAAAACTGCTCTTCGGGAAGCTTACAAGAACAAGAAATACCTGCCTCTTGACCTGCGCCCTAAGAAAACTAGGGCCATCCGCAAACGTTTGACCAAGCACCAG GCGTCATTGAAGACggagagagagaagaagaaggagatgtACTTCCCCATCCGAAAGTATGCCATCAAGGTGTAG
- the LOC104216496 gene encoding exocyst complex component EXO70H1-like has translation MAILDISKREASSPSTPRRAKKSLFSFSKTNSSLSTFSSHLPPPTPSHTLSQSIMEENIDNAETIIKKWDPKESSFEKFISLFQEDRKEAKEFIQCVKDLKRAMHFLVMEHSTSNKLVLAHNLMQTAMKRLEKEFYQILSTNKEHLDPESVSKSSQSSHLSQSISVDSQEDETGSENEIQAAVESISEVERLSVLAMSDLNLIADCMVGSGYAKECVKIYKIIRKSIVDEGLYRLGIESHSSVHTNGKNSDALEHQTKHWINSVKAAVKTFFYGERFLCDHVFSASNTIRETCFTDIAKEGGINLFRFPEVIAKSKKSPENIFLLMDLHETISELLPEIESIFSYESISAVKVQALSTLHKLKASIQTTLSDFESSIQKNSLRKPIPGGGIHPLTNSVLDYVCSLANYSGILSDIICDSAPAAQSPFPESYFDSPSANETPTSAVSARLAWIILVLLCKLDSKAKLYNDIALSYLFLANNLQFVIEKVRTSVLKCLLGDDWISKLERKVKLYATNYENVAWNKVFLCLPESLDPSVSPDIIKEHFRKFNTAFDESYQKQKSWVVPDGKLRDEIKVSIARKLVPAYRDFYNYYMIVLSGEKNLEVLVRYSPDNIGNYLSDLFHETMALGSLLSSSTLPNSCVWQCLS, from the coding sequence ATGGCAATTCTTGACATCTCTAAAAGAGAAGCATCATCACCATCGACGCCAAGGCGAGCCAAGAAAAGCCTCTTCTCTTTCTCCAAAACCAATTCATCCCTTTCTACTTTTTCCAGTCATTTACCTCCTCCAACACCTTCACACACACTCTCCCAATCAATCATGGAGGAAAACATCGATAACGCTGAGACCATTATCAAAAAATGGGATCCCAAAGAATCCTCCTTTGAGAAATTCATTTCACTTTTTCAAGAAGACAGAAAAGAAGCCAAAGAATTCATTCAATGCGTCAAAGACTTAAAAAGAGCTATGCACTTTCTTGTTATGGAGCATTCAACTTCTAACAAGCTTGTGCTAGCACATAACTTGATGCAAACAGCCATGAAAAGACTTGAGAAAGAATTCTATCAAATTTTGTCAACAAATAAGGAGCATTTAGATCCAGAATCAGTATCTAAGTCTAGTCAATCCTCACACTTATCACAATCAATTTCAGTTGATTCACAAGAAGATGAAACTGGCTCTGAAAATGAGATTCAGGCAGCTGTTGAATCCATATCCGAGGTTGAACGGCTTTCTGTTCTAGCTATGTCTGATCTCAACCTGATCGCAGATTGTATGGTTGGTTCCGGTTATGCCAAAGAGTGTGTGAAGATCTACAAAATTATCAGAAAGTCAATCGTGGACGAAGGCCTCTATCGTCTTGGGATTGAATCACATAGCTCTGTCCATACTAACGGGAAGAATTCAGATGCTCTTGAGCATCAAACCAAGCACTGGATAAATTCAGTTAAAGCTGCAGTGAAAACATTCTTCTATGGAGAGAGGTTTCTGTGTGATCATGTGTTCTCAGCCTCCAACACAATCAGAGAAACATGTTTCACTGATATAGCAAAAGAAGGTGGAATCAATTTGTTTAGATTCCCAGAGGTTATTGCAAAATCCAAGAAATCAcctgaaaatattttccttttaatggACTTGCATGAAACAATCTCAGAGCTCTTGCCTGAGATTGAATCAATCTTTTCATATGAATCAATCTCAGCAGTCAAAGTGCAAGCCCTATCCACCCTTCACAAACTTAAGGCCTCAATCCAAACAACTCTCTCTGATTTTGAGTCGTCGATCCAGAAGAATTCCTTAAGAAAACCAATTCCTGGTGGTGGGATTCATCCATTGACCAATTCTGTTTTAGATTATGTATGTTCACTGGCCAACTACAGCGGAATCCTCTCTGATATAATTTGTGACTCTGCCCCTGCAGCACAATCGCCATTTCCTGAATCTTACTTCGACAGTCCATCAGCCAACGAGACGCCAACTTCAGCAGTATCTGCTAGACTTGCTTGGATCATCCTTGTCCTCCTTTGCAAGCTCGACAGCAAAGCTAAGCTTTATAATGACATCGCTTTATCCTATCTTTTCCTAGCTAACAATCTCCAATTCGTTATCGAGAAGGTTCGTACAAGTGTACTCAAGTGTCTTCTAGGAGATGATTGGATATCAAAGCTTGAGAGAAAGGTAAAACTATATGCAACAAACTATGAAAATGTGGCTTGGAATAAGGTGTTTTTGTGCCTGCCCGAAAGTTTGGATCCATCAGTTTCCCCTGATATAATAAAGGAACATTTCAGAAAATTCAACACAGCTTTTGACGAATCATACCAGAAACAAAAATCTTGGGTGGTTCCAGATGGAAAGCTACGAGACGAGATCAAAGTGTCAATAGCAAGAAAATTGGTACCTGCTTATCGGGATTTCTATAATTACTATATGATAGTATTGAGCGGGGAAAAGAATTTGGAGGTCTTAGTAAGATATTCTCCTGATAATATAGGGAATTACTTGTCAGATTTGTTTCATGAAACAATGGCTTTAGGGAGTTTATTGTCATCATCAACATTGCCAAACTCTTGTGTTTGGCAATGTCTTTCTTAA
- the LOC104216495 gene encoding ankyrin repeat-containing protein ITN1-like, translating to MASPVEEGDRDIEKGLITPTLSHNPLAEPSPAPSPSSATAPALVLSNSGKRIDQAGKKKYVKQVTGRHNDTELHLAAQKGDLAAVKQILNDIDTQMVGTLSGDDFNQEVAEIRASVVNEVNELGETALFTAAAKGYLDVVKELLKYCNKETLTKKNRSGFDPLHIAASQGHHAIVQLLLEHDPGLSKTFGPSNATPLITAASRGHISVVNELLSKDCSLLEISRSNGKNALHLAARQGHVEIVKALLDRDPQLARRTDKKGQTALHMAVKGISCEVVILLLEADAAIVMLPDKFGNTALHIATRKKRAEIVRELLRLPDSNVNALNRDHKTALDIAEDLPLSEESAEIKECLYKYGAVRANELNQPRDELRKTVSQIKKDIHTQLEQTKRTNKNVHGIAKELRKLHREGINNATNSVTVVAVLFATVAFAAIFTVPGGDDNNGVAVVVTTASFKIFFIFNALALFTSLAVVVVQITLVRGETKAERRVVEVINKLMWLASVCTSVAFMASSYIVVGRKFEWAAILVTVVGGVIMAGVLGTMTYYVVRSRKKRSIRKKEKHARSGSNSWYHSEFSNSDIDRIYAL from the exons ATGGCTTCTCCTGTTGAAGAAG GTGACAGAGATATCGAGAAAGGGTTGATTACTCCAACACTCAGCCATAACCCTCTAGCTGAGCCATCACCGGCCCCATCTCCATCTTCAGCAACAGCACCAGCTCTCGTGCTTTCCAATTCCGGCAAGAGAATTGACCAAGCAGGGAAAAAGAAATATGTAAAACAGGTGACGGGAAGGCACAATGACACTGAGCTTCATTTAGCAGCTCAGAAAGGTGATCTAGCAGCAGTGAAGCAGATACTTAATGATATCGATACCCAAATGGTGGGGACTCTGAGCGGCGACGACTTTAATCAAGAGGTTGCAGAGATCAGAGCATCTGTAGTAAATGAAGTAAATGAATTAGGAGAGACAGCACTGTTTACAGCAGCAGCGAAGGGATATCTTGATGTGGTGAAAGAGTTGTTGAAGTACTGCAACAAGGAAACTCTTACTAAGAAGAATCGGTCAGGATTTGATCCTTTGCATATAGCTGCAAGTCAAGGACACCATG CAATCGTCCAATTGCTGTTAGAGCATGATCCTGGACTGAGTAAAACGTTTGGCCCTTCAAATGCAACCCCTCTTATAACTGCTGCCTCAAGAGGACATATTTCAGTGGTCAATGAACTGCTGTCGAAGGATTGCAGCTTACTAGAAATTTCTAGGTCCAATGGTAAAAATGCATTGCATTTAGCTGCAAGACAAGGGCACGTGGAAATTGTTAAGGCCTTGCTTGACAGAGATCCACAATTGGCAAGGAGGACTGATAAGAAAGGGCAAACTGCATTGCATATGGCTGTAAAGGGGATTAGCTGTGAGGTGGTGATATTGCTTCTCGAGGCTGATGCTGCTATAGTTATGCTGCCAGACAAGTTTGGCAACACAGCATTACACATAGCCACCCGGAAAAAGCGTGCAGAG ATAGTGAGGGAGTTGCTACGCCTGCCTGATAGTAATGTTAACGCACTGAACAGAGATCACAAGACAGCTCTTGACATAGCTGAAGATCTTCCCCTCTCTGAGGAATCTGCAGAAATAAAGGAGTGTTTATACAAATATGGAGCTGTTAGAGCTAATGAATTGAACCAACCAAGGGATGAGTTGAGGAAAACTGTTAGCCAAATCAAGAAAGATATTCACACACAGCTTGAACAAACTAAGAGGACCAATAAAAATGTCCATGGAATTGCTAAAGAGCTTAGAAAGCTCCATCGAGAAGGGATCAATAATGCAACGAATTCtgtgactgttgttgctgttCTCTTTGCCACAGTTGCATTTGCAGCTATTTTTACTGTGCCTGGAGGTGATGATAATAATGGAGTGGCTGTGGTTGTGACCACTGCTTCTTTTAAAATCTTCTTCATCTTCAATGCCCTTGCACTTTTTACGTCTCTAGCTGTTGTCGTAGTTCAGATTACATTGGTTAGAGGAGAAACAAAGGCAGAAAGAAGAGTGGTAGAGGTAATTAACAAACTGATGTGGTTGGCTTCTGTCTGCACTTCAGTGGCATTTATGGCATCCTCTTATATAGTGGTTGGTCGCAAGTTTGAGTGGGCTGCAATATTGGTAACAGTAGTAGGGGGAGTAATAATGGCTGGGGTTCTTGGAACCATGACTTACTATGTGGTAAGATCAAGGAAGAAAAGATCGATAAGGAAGAAGGAAAAGCACGCGAGAAGTGGTTCCAACTCATGGTACCACTCTGAGTTCTCTAATTCAGATATTGACAGAATTTATGCCCTTTGA